One Buteo buteo chromosome 31, bButBut1.hap1.1, whole genome shotgun sequence genomic region harbors:
- the MAZ gene encoding myc-associated zinc finger protein isoform X2 has product MTLLVLVTPVVLERPVVPVSPPVMVTLGVLVILVVLVRPVVMVSPPVMVTLGVLVILVVLGSPPVMVTLGVPMTLGVLVVMVSPPVTVTLGVLATLVALMMLVVLVTPVVLVSPPTMVTLGVPITLGVLVVLVVLVSPPTMATLVVPVMRVVLVTLGVLVSPPAMVTLGVLVTLVTPVVLETPPVLVPPPAMVTPALPVPPPPPATPLVPPSPASPPPRLPPVTPPPVPPQAAAAPPPPAAPAEALQVDLLPVLAAPPDTAAAAAATTVDAAALKPPAPESAPAPPPVPPPPPPVAPAPPSAEAPRKSKSKGPYICSLCAKEFKNGYNLRRHEAIHTGAKAARPGAAAAAAMKMPTMVPLSLLSVSGLGGGGADGGAAAAAAGTPPAAAAPKRARKNHACEMCGKAFRDVYHLNRHKLSHSDEKPYQCPVCQQRFKRKDRMSYHVRSHDGAVHKPYICSHCGKSFSRPDHLNSHVRQVHSTERPFKCETCEAAFATKDRLRAHTVRHEEKVPCHVCGKMLSAAYITDHMKVHSQGPNHVCELCNKGAGESCPMATPGPPAPAVAVLPMEGAPVVSQALPSQPW; this is encoded by the exons ATGACGCTGCTGGTCCTGGTGACACCGGTGGTCCTGGAAAGGCCGGTGGTCCCGGTGTCGCCACCAGTGATGGTGACACTGGGGGTCTTGGTGATACTGGTGGTCCTGGTGAGGCCGGTGGTCATGGTGTCACCACCGGTGATGGTGACACTGGGGGTCTTGGTGATACTGGTGGTCCTGGGGTCACCACCAGTGATGGTGACACTGGGGGTCCCGATGAcactgggggtcctggtggtcATGGTGTCACCACCAGTAACGGTGACGCTGGGTGTGCTGGCGACACTGGTGGCCCTGATGATGCTGGTGGTCCTGGTGACGCCGGTGGTCCTGGTGTCACCACCAACGATGGTGACACTGGGGGTCCCGATAACACTGGGGGTCTTGGTGGTCCTGGTGGTCCTGGTGTCACCACCAACGATGGCGACACTGGTGGTCCCGGTGATGCGGGTGGTCTTGGTGACGCTGGGGGTCCTGGTGTCGCCGCCAGCGATGGTGACGCTGGGCGTACTGGTGACACTGGTGACACCGGTGGTCCTGGAAACGCCGCCGGTCCTGGTGCCACCACCAGCGATGGTGACACCGGCGCTCCCGGTGCCACCGCCACCGCCGGCGACGCCGTTGGTCCCGCCGTCGCCGGCGTCCCCGCCACCGCGGTTGCCGCCGGTGACACCCCCGCCGGTGCCGCCgcaggccgccgccgccccgccgccgcccgccgcccccgccgagGCGCTGCAGGTCGACCTGCTGCCGGTGCTGGCCGCTCCCCCGgacaccgccgccgccgccgccgccaccaccgtGGACGCCGCCGCCCTCAAACCCCCGGCTCCCGAATCGGCGCCGGCGCCTccgccggtgccgccgccgccgccgccggtcgCCCCCGCGCCGCCGTCGGCGGAGGCGCCGCGCAAATCCAAGAGCAAAGGGCCGTACATCTGCTCGCTCTGCGCCAAGGAGTTCAAGAACGGCTACAACCTCCGCCGCCACGAGGCCATCCACACCGGCGCCAAagccgcccggcccggcgccgccgccgccgccgccatgaaGATGCCGACCATGGTGCCCCTCAGCCTGTTGAGCGTTTCGGGTttggggggcggcggggccgacgggggagcggcggcggcggcggcggggacgccgccggcggcggcggcgccgaaGCGGGCGCGGAAGAACCACGCCTGCGAGATGTGCGGCAAGGCGTTCCGCGACGTCTACCACCTCAACCGGCACAAGCTGTCGCACTCGGACGAGAAGCCGTACCAGTGCCCCGTCTGCCAGCAGCGGTTCAAGCGGAAGGACCGCATGAGCTACCACGTCCGCTCCCACGACGGCGCCGTCCACAAGCCCTACATCTGCAGCCACTGCGGGAAGAGCTTCTCCAg gcccgACCACCTCAACAGCCACGTCCGGCAAGTCCACTCCACCGAACGCCCCTTCAAATGCGAG ACCTGCGAAGCCGCGTTCGCCACCAAGGACCGGCTGCGGGCCCACACGGTGCGGCACGAGGAGAAGGTGCCGTGCCACGTCTGCGGCAAGATGCTGAGCGCCGCCTACATCACCGACCACATGAAGGTCCACAGCCAGGGGCCCAATCACGTCTGCGAGCTCTGCAACAAAG
- the MAZ gene encoding myc-associated zinc finger protein isoform X1 encodes MTLLVLVTPVVLERPVVPVSPPVMVTLGVLVILVVLVRPVVMVSPPVMVTLGVLVILVVLGSPPVMVTLGVPMTLGVLVVMVSPPVTVTLGVLATLVALMMLVVLVTPVVLVSPPTMVTLGVPITLGVLVVLVVLVSPPTMATLVVPVMRVVLVTLGVLVSPPAMVTLGVLVTLVTPVVLETPPVLVPPPAMVTPALPVPPPPPATPLVPPSPASPPPRLPPVTPPPVPPQAAAAPPPPAAPAEALQVDLLPVLAAPPDTAAAAAATTVDAAALKPPAPESAPAPPPVPPPPPPVAPAPPSAEAPRKSKSKGPYICSLCAKEFKNGYNLRRHEAIHTGAKAARPGAAAAAAMKMPTMVPLSLLSVSGLGGGGADGGAAAAAAGTPPAAAAPKRARKNHACEMCGKAFRDVYHLNRHKLSHSDEKPYQCPVCQQRFKRKDRMSYHVRSHDGAVHKPYICSHCGKSFSRPDHLNSHVRQVHSTERPFKCETCEAAFATKDRLRAHTVRHEEKVPCHVCGKMLSAAYITDHMKVHSQGPNHVCELCNKGFTTAAYLRVHAVKDHGVAAPRPRRLLCKLCGVHCKTPAQLSGHLQTHGAPPPAEGPAAPHGAPPLR; translated from the exons ATGACGCTGCTGGTCCTGGTGACACCGGTGGTCCTGGAAAGGCCGGTGGTCCCGGTGTCGCCACCAGTGATGGTGACACTGGGGGTCTTGGTGATACTGGTGGTCCTGGTGAGGCCGGTGGTCATGGTGTCACCACCGGTGATGGTGACACTGGGGGTCTTGGTGATACTGGTGGTCCTGGGGTCACCACCAGTGATGGTGACACTGGGGGTCCCGATGAcactgggggtcctggtggtcATGGTGTCACCACCAGTAACGGTGACGCTGGGTGTGCTGGCGACACTGGTGGCCCTGATGATGCTGGTGGTCCTGGTGACGCCGGTGGTCCTGGTGTCACCACCAACGATGGTGACACTGGGGGTCCCGATAACACTGGGGGTCTTGGTGGTCCTGGTGGTCCTGGTGTCACCACCAACGATGGCGACACTGGTGGTCCCGGTGATGCGGGTGGTCTTGGTGACGCTGGGGGTCCTGGTGTCGCCGCCAGCGATGGTGACGCTGGGCGTACTGGTGACACTGGTGACACCGGTGGTCCTGGAAACGCCGCCGGTCCTGGTGCCACCACCAGCGATGGTGACACCGGCGCTCCCGGTGCCACCGCCACCGCCGGCGACGCCGTTGGTCCCGCCGTCGCCGGCGTCCCCGCCACCGCGGTTGCCGCCGGTGACACCCCCGCCGGTGCCGCCgcaggccgccgccgccccgccgccgcccgccgcccccgccgagGCGCTGCAGGTCGACCTGCTGCCGGTGCTGGCCGCTCCCCCGgacaccgccgccgccgccgccgccaccaccgtGGACGCCGCCGCCCTCAAACCCCCGGCTCCCGAATCGGCGCCGGCGCCTccgccggtgccgccgccgccgccgccggtcgCCCCCGCGCCGCCGTCGGCGGAGGCGCCGCGCAAATCCAAGAGCAAAGGGCCGTACATCTGCTCGCTCTGCGCCAAGGAGTTCAAGAACGGCTACAACCTCCGCCGCCACGAGGCCATCCACACCGGCGCCAAagccgcccggcccggcgccgccgccgccgccgccatgaaGATGCCGACCATGGTGCCCCTCAGCCTGTTGAGCGTTTCGGGTttggggggcggcggggccgacgggggagcggcggcggcggcggcggggacgccgccggcggcggcggcgccgaaGCGGGCGCGGAAGAACCACGCCTGCGAGATGTGCGGCAAGGCGTTCCGCGACGTCTACCACCTCAACCGGCACAAGCTGTCGCACTCGGACGAGAAGCCGTACCAGTGCCCCGTCTGCCAGCAGCGGTTCAAGCGGAAGGACCGCATGAGCTACCACGTCCGCTCCCACGACGGCGCCGTCCACAAGCCCTACATCTGCAGCCACTGCGGGAAGAGCTTCTCCAg gcccgACCACCTCAACAGCCACGTCCGGCAAGTCCACTCCACCGAACGCCCCTTCAAATGCGAG ACCTGCGAAGCCGCGTTCGCCACCAAGGACCGGCTGCGGGCCCACACGGTGCGGCACGAGGAGAAGGTGCCGTGCCACGTCTGCGGCAAGATGCTGAGCGCCGCCTACATCACCGACCACATGAAGGTCCACAGCCAGGGGCCCAATCACGTCTGCGAGCTCTGCAACAAAG gcttcACCACGGCGGCGTACCTGCGGGTGCACGCGGTGAAGGACCACGGCGTGgcggccccccgcccccgacGCCTCCTCTGCAAACTCTGCGGGGTTCACTGCAAGACCCCCGCCCAGCTCAGCGGCCACCTCCAGACCCACggcgcgcccccccccgccgaggGGCCCGCCGCGCCCCACGGCGCGCCGCCGCTCCGCTGA
- the MAZ gene encoding myc-associated zinc finger protein isoform X3, whose amino-acid sequence MDPANWSSFIFQAAAAPPPPAAPAEALQVDLLPVLAAPPDTAAAAAATTVDAAALKPPAPESAPAPPPVPPPPPPVAPAPPSAEAPRKSKSKGPYICSLCAKEFKNGYNLRRHEAIHTGAKAARPGAAAAAAMKMPTMVPLSLLSVSGLGGGGADGGAAAAAAGTPPAAAAPKRARKNHACEMCGKAFRDVYHLNRHKLSHSDEKPYQCPVCQQRFKRKDRMSYHVRSHDGAVHKPYICSHCGKSFSRPDHLNSHVRQVHSTERPFKCETCEAAFATKDRLRAHTVRHEEKVPCHVCGKMLSAAYITDHMKVHSQGPNHVCELCNKGFTTAAYLRVHAVKDHGVAAPRPRRLLCKLCGVHCKTPAQLSGHLQTHGAPPPAEGPAAPHGAPPLR is encoded by the exons gccgccgccgccccgccgccgcccgccgcccccgccgagGCGCTGCAGGTCGACCTGCTGCCGGTGCTGGCCGCTCCCCCGgacaccgccgccgccgccgccgccaccaccgtGGACGCCGCCGCCCTCAAACCCCCGGCTCCCGAATCGGCGCCGGCGCCTccgccggtgccgccgccgccgccgccggtcgCCCCCGCGCCGCCGTCGGCGGAGGCGCCGCGCAAATCCAAGAGCAAAGGGCCGTACATCTGCTCGCTCTGCGCCAAGGAGTTCAAGAACGGCTACAACCTCCGCCGCCACGAGGCCATCCACACCGGCGCCAAagccgcccggcccggcgccgccgccgccgccgccatgaaGATGCCGACCATGGTGCCCCTCAGCCTGTTGAGCGTTTCGGGTttggggggcggcggggccgacgggggagcggcggcggcggcggcggggacgccgccggcggcggcggcgccgaaGCGGGCGCGGAAGAACCACGCCTGCGAGATGTGCGGCAAGGCGTTCCGCGACGTCTACCACCTCAACCGGCACAAGCTGTCGCACTCGGACGAGAAGCCGTACCAGTGCCCCGTCTGCCAGCAGCGGTTCAAGCGGAAGGACCGCATGAGCTACCACGTCCGCTCCCACGACGGCGCCGTCCACAAGCCCTACATCTGCAGCCACTGCGGGAAGAGCTTCTCCAg gcccgACCACCTCAACAGCCACGTCCGGCAAGTCCACTCCACCGAACGCCCCTTCAAATGCGAG ACCTGCGAAGCCGCGTTCGCCACCAAGGACCGGCTGCGGGCCCACACGGTGCGGCACGAGGAGAAGGTGCCGTGCCACGTCTGCGGCAAGATGCTGAGCGCCGCCTACATCACCGACCACATGAAGGTCCACAGCCAGGGGCCCAATCACGTCTGCGAGCTCTGCAACAAAG gcttcACCACGGCGGCGTACCTGCGGGTGCACGCGGTGAAGGACCACGGCGTGgcggccccccgcccccgacGCCTCCTCTGCAAACTCTGCGGGGTTCACTGCAAGACCCCCGCCCAGCTCAGCGGCCACCTCCAGACCCACggcgcgcccccccccgccgaggGGCCCGCCGCGCCCCACGGCGCGCCGCCGCTCCGCTGA